The genome window AACTGATCAATGGCGTCACGTGACTCCTGATCGTTACTCATCTCTACAAAACCAAAACCTTTGCTGCGTCCCGAATCACGATCGGTAATTACAGTTGCCGAAACGACCTGACCGATATGCGAAAAAATATCGGCAAGATCTTCGCTTGTCGTTGCATACGGCAAGCCACCTACATAGAGTCTCAAGTTCTGATGCTCCCACATCGACGTCTACAAACCAATTGCTGTCGGTGGAAACGTTCTCCCACATACACGATACAACAACATCTGACGTCACTCTTATAGTATAACACATATGCCGCGCAAGGTATTTCCAAAACACGATTTCGCTGGAAAATTGGTTATGACCAGGAGTGAGGCATACCATAAAAGGCTATCGCCTGGTCTTGCACTATGACTCTGCCTGTCGTTTCGGCTCAGACACAGTCGCCGTTTCCCCTGCCAGGATTTGCTTGATGAGGGTGCGTGTCTTTTCAAGCGTTACCCCTGATCTTCGGAAGATCTGATCTGTAATATCTTCTTGTTCGCGAATCAGACCTAGCAGCAGGTGTTCTGTACCAATGTAATGATGCTTGAGCAGTAGTGCCTCCTGGACCGCCAGCTCAATACTTGCCTTCCCATGCTGTGTCATCCCAATCTGTGCATCCTCGATTGCGTGCTCTCCCGCTGGGTGCAACATTTCAATCTGATCCCGCACCTCATC of Ktedonobacteraceae bacterium contains these proteins:
- a CDS encoding RNA-binding protein, which produces MRLYVGGLPYATTSEDLADIFSHIGQVVSATVITDRDSGRSKGFGFVEMSNDQESRDAIDQLNGSRVGDRTIIVNEARERQQFGGGNRYQSRDRRSGPRDRDGYRDRRY